The Candidatus Desulfofervidus auxilii nucleotide sequence TGATTGCCTCTATATCTACTACTTTACTCATTGTTTGGAAGTCCCTATCTCTTGTTATTATCTTATCCACTCCATTAGCTAACATTATTCCACCTATCATAACGTCTAGAACGCTTACAGTTTCACCTAGTCTTTCAAGTTTTATCCATATCTCAGATGCCTTTTCAGAGGCCTCTAGGTCGAATGTGTAAACTGGATAGGCACTAAATAATTGATTAAAATATGAGATCTCTCTTTTACTCATAAATCTCTTCGCTCTAAAAATTTCGAAATATGATATCGAGGTTAAACATGCGCCCTCCTTATCAATTAAGCTAAAGTACTTTTTCACTCTATCTGGATTTTTAAACAAATCTATTATGAAAGAAGTGTCAAGCATGATCATTAACTCACCTTAACTTTACTCTCCTCCTAAACTCAAGCCATGTCTCCTCAAGGTACTTCAGTGCCTCACTATCCTTAAGCCTTCCAGCAAAGAACCTTACACTAATTCTAGGCCTATTTAGCAATCTCTCAATTACATCAGAGAAGCTTTCACCCTCTCTCTTCAGTTTGACGAGCTTTTCATATACTTCTTCTCTAATAGTTATTGTTTTCATGTGTTAATGTATTAACACACGAGAATATATGTATTACTCTAGCCCTACCTACTTTATTCAAAAGGTTGCAAAAAATTGTCCTACTATCATTTGATTGAAAGCAGAGTATTGATCTACGTACATTTAATGTTACTAAGGATTGCACTTATCAACTATAATATACAATTATTGTTAATTACACTTATTATGAGTTATCCCTAGACACTGAGGGATCTGTATGTCTAAGATGGCTATAATAGTAATAGATATGCTAAAGGACTTTGTCTACGGTGCGCTCAAGTGCGAGAGAGCGCTCCAGATAATACCTAATATCAAGAGGCTACTGGATTACGCGAGGAGAAAGGGAATACCCATCATATATGCTAATGATGCACATTTGCCTGAAATTGATCTGGAGTTTAAGAAATGGGGACCCCATGCTATAAAGGGTACTGAGGGGGCGGAGGTAATAGAGGAGCTTAAGCCTCAGGAGAAGGATTTCATAGTTGAAAAGAGGAGGTATAGTGCATTCTATGAAACGGGATTGGATATGTTGCTTAGGGAATTAAATGTGGATACTTTGGTTCTCACAGGCATACATACGAACATATGTGTTAAGCATACGGCGGCGGACGCCTTCTATCGAGGCTATAAGATAATAGTCCCAGAGGACTGTGTAACTGCATTTAAAGAAGAGGATCACAGATGGG carries:
- a CDS encoding type II toxin-antitoxin system VapC family toxin produces the protein MIMLDTSFIIDLFKNPDRVKKYFSLIDKEGACLTSISYFEIFRAKRFMSKREISYFNQLFSAYPVYTFDLEASEKASEIWIKLERLGETVSVLDVMIGGIMLANGVDKIITRDRDFQTMSKVVDIEAIIV
- a CDS encoding antitoxin VapB family protein; translation: MKTITIREEVYEKLVKLKREGESFSDVIERLLNRPRISVRFFAGRLKDSEALKYLEETWLEFRRRVKLR
- a CDS encoding cysteine hydrolase; this encodes MSKMAIIVIDMLKDFVYGALKCERALQIIPNIKRLLDYARRKGIPIIYANDAHLPEIDLEFKKWGPHAIKGTEGAEVIEELKPQEKDFIVEKRRYSAFYETGLDMLLRELNVDTLVLTGIHTNICVKHTAADAFYRGYKIIVPEDCVTAFKEEDHRW